The genomic stretch GGTTTTCTGTCCCAGCTGATTTACTCCACAATTTATTGAATATCTTTTGCTTCCTCTTTTATTGGGACTTTTGAAACCTTTACTATTCACTAATTGGCCTCCTAGCggccggtggcgcaacggttagtgctgttagcgcctgtcaccaatacagtgaaggttggctgccctgggttcatttctcgtctcgggcacgctgttctttctctgcacgtggcatctgtttacagggctggctgctctccgccaaggacggtcccaagccggccgaaaaggaggagggttgggcgtggggccagcacaccgtaaaaaaaaacaaatccttgctactaaaacatcgacaaacagtaaactgtcgtcgatggcctatgcacctggaggtgcgaagggcaaaaaaaaaaaaaaaaaattggcctCCTCATACacagtgatatagccttagctgttGGCTTGgcctaaaacaccaattcctatcaccatcaccacctcccTATAACAGAAAgtactgtttttaaaaataaacacctattcaaactttttttccttttttgtgcatATAACACTACTAAAGATACTGAATAAATACCTATTAGAAAAGAGGTCCATGATTGTGTCATGATACTGCATGTACCGCTCCCACTCTTTTCTGGCTGTCTTTGTCACCAGCACGTCAGTAGCAACAGTGGGTATGCCCTGTTCAGCTGCAAACTGATTGGCACCCTTACCAACCAATAACACATGCTCTgtctgggggaaaaaaaatgacaaaatttgcTGATTGGTTTTACTGTATGTCAATTTAAACATTATAGTTTTTGTGAGAATGAAAGGTCTTTATTGGGGCATCAAATTGTCATGGACATCACTAGGAATTTCTCCCATGTTCATTTCCCCATCCCCAGTGCTAGAGCTCATTACGGatgtaatattattatattactgATTATATAAGATGTCTGCACTTAATATGCATTTTGGGTACAGTCAGACACCACCCAACAACTCTGCTCGATCTGTAACATGGTCTGTGATAGTTAAATTTAACCTCAACTGCTTCAGAAAATTGTTGAAATTATCTTTGCTTTAGATAAAGAGCCACTGGCCTTCTCCATGACCCGAAGAGCCAACTGCACAGGGTGTTGAATGTTCTGGACACATGCCACCCCCTGCCTTGAGTGTCTGTCCATCCATTACCACAGCATCCATCTCCACCTCTCCCGCAGAGTTCAGCACAGACCCTATGCCTATATTATGTAACAGCAAGCAAAGCTACAATTTTCTTGATCAAAAAGTCTGTGCAAGTACATTTATGGTTAGACTAACAGGTGGCATGACAAATATGAAATACAAGATCCTTTAAATTGAGAATggaacaaataattatttgagTAATGTTTGTAACTGTACTTCTGAAGACAGCCAGCTCTGAATTACTATAAACTATGATTATACTTGTGAAGCTGCATGTGCAAAAACAGAATAATGCCTTCTTACCTGCATCAAAAACTGGATTATCCTCCATAAGAGAcactgcagcaacaacagcatcaacagcTGTTCCTCCTTGCTGTAAAATTCTGAAGCCTTCTTTCACCGCCAGTTTGACTCCAGTCACACTGGCTTCAGCCACAGTGTCAGGAATGGCCCAAGCACCCCCATGCACTGCTATCACTGGATGTTGAGTGCTGTTCATACTAGGTTTTTTTTGCACCTTCCAGTACTAGTGATTCCAACTCTTACAGCTTCTGCACGGCCCACTGTAGCTACTCCTCTTTCTATCAACCAGTCTTTTCTCCAATTGTTAGTTGACAAATCCTTTTGTTAACTGCTGTATACATTAGTCAGTTTAAACACTGAAAGACAAAGCTTAAAATGGTCAAAAACAAAGTCTTCAGTACAAGATAATATATCCACGTTGTTCTCAGTGACTGTCATGGCCATGCTTGTAATAAAATCTGCTTTTTCTATGCATCTTATGCTAGATTTCCTTGCTTACCAAAAAATCTAGAATACTAAGAAATCCATTTGATTCAGTGTAGCACTGTTGGATGTGTTGTCAAAATTAAACgtgaaatatttcattcttcttttaaaagttttgtattttctcaGGAAGTTGGAAAGTGATTTGCTAGGCATTGAAATGTTGGAGTGTTTACTTCTGCACCCCAGAAATGAATGTTAATTCCACCAACCCTTGGTtaactattttgaaaaatatgactTGACACCTTGACCCCGGCCAtggaaattcatttttttttttaaattcaaaaatttATATCAGGTTATTCGGCGGTTCTTTGCCGATGAATGCCACCAAACTAGATTCATTGCTTCTTATGCATACAGAAGAAAGAATCAGCATTGTTTACTAATATAGACGTAGCATTGACATGCAGGTCAGGGCATTTACATCTCTACAGACCTTCCCTACAGTTCATAAAAATATCAGCATTTCTGCCATTCACAAAATTCAATTTCAGTTCCTTAAGCTAGTTTGACCATGTCATTATCTACTGATATCTATCAAGTTTGCAGTATTACAGATTTTTTACCAAAAGTTAATATATCCTTACTTGAGAGTGGCATTGAATGGAGAAAATTTTCAACAGGTACAGTAAACGAAAGTGTCATTCCTCCTGATGGTATGCATGCACTTTTATATCTTAGTGCGGACTTTGCTCTTTAAAGTGCATGGTCATACTTTAACACTACTGTCCACATTAATATTAATCTGCCCTACTATCAATGAAAGCAGCCTGTGACTATGATTGTTACAAGCACATTTATCTCAAAGAGTTCATGAGGACTGGTCCAGTGACACCATTCCCTAaacttcttgttcctaatcccCAGTGGACTGGCAGGTTACATAGGGAATCTGCAGGCAGAGTTATTCACTACACTGCTGAAGATATATTAGACACTCAAGCCCACATGGTAGCTGTGCTTAAGACTCTTTTCTGAGTTATGTGGGCCTAGACTATTAATTTATTAGTAATTTACTAAAAACTTTGGCAAACTTAGCGTATGTGATGAGATGTCTCTTGATATCACTTTTTTGAGTAATATGCATGGACAACCAAAATGATAAAGTTTGCAATTCATTAAATGCCTAGTTCTTACAGATTAAGAAAAGGTTAGAGTTTCGACTCTGCAAGCCATCAGTAGTTTTGTAAGTTATTAACTGCAATAGTGTTCTGCAAGCTAAGACAGTTTGTAACTCACCACTTGATATCTTAAAAGCCAAACTCTCTGTAACATCAGTGTCACAGACGCCTGCTCTcaccagagcaacacacacatgacGTCTATACGCATTCTTTCAACACACTAAACAatgattgcctgaggctgtccaaaTCATGTTATTAAGTTGCTCAGGACTACAGAATAGAACCACAGATAAGTAtattcacacaaaaatgtctCAACCCACTGTTCCTTAGGGAAGATAGTGAAAACCATCTCAGATAAGTAAACGTACATGTAATGCATAATGCGATAGCTCGGTACTCTCTTAAGTTGCCTGTAACCATACTCACATAGGGCTGTCGCCCTTCGCCTCAGAATACAGTTTGAATACATAGCAAGAGATTTTTCACAGTATGGCTCCAAGATACAGTGAGTGCTTCAGATTTACTTGAAGAGGTTGGTCATGCACTCGTGTCtggtttatttcaaaatatacaaGACCTCTGAACTTACATTTTCTAATTCCTGACACTATGTGCTATGATGCTTATTTGATTTTATCGAGACATCCAACATTATGGATTAcacaaaacaattataaattttGTATCTAATGGTAAAGATGGAGGCTGTGATTTTTCTATTTCATCAATATAAAGTCTGAAAGCCAGCTTCAATAAACCAATGATGGCAAAACTAACATAAATCTTAACAAGCTCTTGGCCACAAGATAAAAGTTTCAGTCAAGTTCATTCAGTACACTGCCAAAAGAAAGTGTACtatatgttaattaaaaaaagtaaaagaaaggtAAGTCTTGCAAGTTAGGAACAATCAGTACAAAGCCCACCATTTCTCATTAAGTGCACAGCTTAGAAAAGTAGGTACTAAATAAATCCTTACAatataaacaatgaaatatttatttcatataaaatCTAAATGTAAGGTCGTAAACTGCATAAGCCATTCATACATGGACTGTTCTGTTGTATGCTTTGTGTATTGAGTACACCTTTTAATAGTGTTCGCTTAAAGTCTTCTTTTCCTacattgttcattttgggattATTCAGCATCATGAACAAGTATCTTGCCATACCCTCTCTTTATTCTCATAGCTCCATATTTAGCGTAAGCGCTCAATAAAAATATGGAATATTCAAactcagaatttttttgtttggttaagATGACCAGAAAATGGACCTGCTCatatgtcccgctttctggctttctggccaTCAATGTTCCTTCGGAAAACGTGATTCGGCGTCTTTGACGGTTAGAATACGTGTCcgctttttttgtttggtccTTTCAAGCACCAGATTGCAACAACTGTATGGACCGAAATTTTATAGAATAAACTTGAAAGAAGTAATTACTTGGCTTGGGGAACAGGATACAACAAGGACGATTTGGCTCAATGTCATTTGTCGtttcacacacactgacacaagtaGTTAGAGGAGCAGTACCAAAGTCTTCGTGAAGTAGTCCACACTCTCACGTTGTCGACGCCAGTTCCAACTGCTTTTTTGCTTCTTCCAACCGATATTTCAATCTGTCCTTTTTCCTCTGTAGGTACTTTACTCTCCAAGACTTGATTTTATAGCCTACGTAAACGCCGGCTGCAAATGTCATGACACATAAAACCATCGTCTGCCTCCCTGTAAATTCAGCCATGTTGACTTTCTGGGTAGGGGTAGTCACTCCTGATGCGTGTAACTGGGTTATCTATTCATTGTCActggcggcccggtggcgccggttagtgcctgtcaccaatacagtgaaataaaattacGGTGAAATATTTTAGTATGTGTTACATAAGAAGCAGTGAAGCCCAATCCCTTTTGCCAACCTCGGCCTgcggccatatccatttcggacagccgtgtctgCACTTCACAGTAAAGGAAAtcgcaaaaaataaaaaaaggaaaaaaaaaatagggagcAGATATTTTTATCCTAGAAACGTTGTACTTTACCATTAATtcttatgtagtaattagtccACAGGGGATATCTTTTGAGTTGTTTACCCGTTAAACCAGACTTCTGAATACAGTCCGGCTCATCGTTCTAGAGAACACCGAAAGTCAGCGTTTGAATTTTGCACtgtgaatcgaaatgttcgtccatcgaaaaaaagattgggaaacgcccctacgtggggataaatggtatacttcttcttcccttttttttttttttttttattactaacatgccgatttcctgcactgtgggcagaagtttcgcgggccggatggcaccgcgtcgcgggccggatatggcccacgggccgtaggttgtgcatccctgtgttaCAGACAATTGTAACCGAGATCGGTTGATGCTGATGGCATTTTAGAAATGGAATTTTTCATATCGTACCTAATTGTCTTGCTTGTTTTTGAATCAACATATACATGATTTACTTCATCTTTTTGTCAAAGAATTCCACGGAGGGGAGGGTAAGTGACCACTCGGCATCCGAGTGTGTGGGGCAGAGAACTTCTCCTAGTCGACCCACCAGTCGTGAATGGATACCTGACACCATGGAGGGTTGGGGGAAGgcaaagcagagaaagagatggaCACCACCCTCTTAAACTCAGTTTGgggtctttaacacctcaccccaCAACCCCTAcaatgaacttaaaaaaaaaaaaaaaaaagaggaagttGGGAGGGGGAACTATACCTTTACCTCTTACTTTTTTCTACTCATTATAAAAAGAAGGCTGATAAAACAACTGGAAAAGAGTCCATCATGGACTCTTAAACCCAGagtggggtctctaacacctcgcCCCACAGCCCCTACAACGACCTATAAAAAAGTTGATGGGAGAGGGAACCATCTTTACGTCTTACCTTTTTTCTACTCATGAATCATGATGAAGAGAAGGCTGATAAGACAAAGAGGAAAGACTCCATCCTGGACCCAGTGTTGATGCAACAGTAGAAAGAAtcataaaggtaaaaatatacTAAAGCTGCAATAATGTTGCCATCAGAAGCTAGTTATTGTGGCCAAAAACCCGTCATTTGTAAGAGTATTTATGGATCCGTTGATgacaattataattattatgtgTATGCATCGTTGATTTGCAACAGCAGTTTCATATTCAAGAAAAACCTGTGAGAAAAGCGTCTTGTCTTTCTATGCTGCTTATGATACCCGACGCTCTCTTAAGGTACATGTATCAAATACTTATATAGTAGCCTACGTGCATTTCATCAAGATACATAAAACTATCTCTCGAACGATCCTTATCCTTGGGAAAAAAGATAACCGCTTTGCCATCTGTATCACAATTCCTCGTTTCACAGCCAAGGACAAATTCAACGGTACGAGCAAGAAAACCATGGCGCttgccatgctagaagaaaagTACCTACATCTCTATCTATTGCACATCTCCACTCAATTTTTGGTTGGCTAGTTTGAGAGTGAAAAAGCTGCTACGTCACTTTTGAGACAAGGGTCGGAAAAAACAGTAAGCCTTGTAAGTTGTAACAGCCAAGAAACAGCAACGATCGACCCACTATCTTCAGCATCTTATGTGACAATAAAACGCGTATCACCACTGCGTGGCAGGAAGAGAGTCGACCCCTCAGCAACCCATCAAGATGGGTGCGAAGGTAGACTCATGGGTTGTGAAGTTTGTCTGGGCTCGCCATCAACAAAGGTCACACAGCCCGTGTGATCAACGTGCGACTTTGACACCGCCCTTGAGGAACGGTCGACATCGATAACACTTTGCGATAGGATGAACTGAAGATGCTGACTAACACTGACTGCGGCGATAATATGAAGGAGATTTATCATCAACATATCTTCCCTCTTCTCCATTATCTCCAACCGTTATCAGTCTTTTCAGCGAGAGCTAGAAAGATGTACGTGGTTCGTGACCGACTCATCGATGTCACTGCACGTGTACATGGTACCACGTGGTCTGCACTCAGTCACTTGACTCCTACCTACCCTGTCTGCATTCTTTCTTTGCGCTGATACTCCTCGACCTGTTCTTGACTCAAGCTCCTCCCAGAGATCCAGGACTGCTGAGAACCACGTGCATCTATGGCTGTTACAGGCGGTAATTACACCACAACCACAGTCGTGGTTGTTGGAGTTGCGGCAGCTTTGGTGGGCTTCCTCATCGGCTACAAGGTGCGAGACAGATCGGGATCCAAGGGGGCCAGGTCCAGCTAATATTTACACCTGTTCCAGGTTCGTACCGAGTACAGATGGTGTGGTCACTTTTGTAGATGTTGTCGATAATTTTAACGTGTCCACCAAAGTAATGTTAAAGGTCTAGAATTTTGTGCAATTTGGAAGTCTTGATAAGATACAAGTAATCTGTAAGTTTACATCTATTCTACCGTCTTTTTTACATGTTGGCTGTCGTTTCTGTCGCATTAAAGCAGTTCAATCATTTCTGTATCTTGCTGTCAGAATGCTGGCTATAACCACTGAAATGCTCAAAAGAGATAACATACACTGCGGATTACTGAAAGCATAAATCTGTCGATTATTGATGTTTGTAATGTGTGCATGATGCTTTAAAATAATAGTCTGGGGTGGGGGTGGGCAAAAGTTTAATCATCACAAAACTGTACTAATTAACAATAGTGTTGTGGCAAGCAGAAAAGGTAATGTAACAGATTTATAAGCAGAATGTCGCTCCGGCAAGAGAGTGGAAAAACTGTCCATCTGATTTATCGGTAAAAGTAAAAGTGGTGAGAGGCTATATAGACTCCGCCATGTCTTAGACACGGGTAGCCTTGATCGGGGCGCCCCGTAGTTTTGTAAAACAATGCTCGTTTGTCTGTAAAGAATCCTAAGATCTGGGTTCATATCGGGTCACACTCTCCATATAGGTGTCATACCTAATTGCTGTTTGTAGAGCTGATCGACCGGAACGGAAAGGATTTTCTTCGGTTTACCGTTTACGCCATCTACAGACAAGCAGTTTATACATAACTTTCCTCTGGAAGTCACAACTGATGGCATTTTTGTTAGGTGCGGAAACGTTCTCGTGGATTTTGGAGAgtgaggggaagggagggaagaaaGGATCATGTGATAGTCGACCATCATATATCATCTTTCATTGTCATGAATGAGGCGATCGAGGGATTACAAGGGAAACAAATGTCAACCACATCTTATTCAATTGTATAGTaatacactgtgtgtgtgtgtgtatagaacTCTTGATTTTACACACCTTCTCAccatcactattattattattttttttttaccacagcAGAACACGCTTAATACTGGATTTGCTATAAGACCACAAGCAAGTATGGATTGCCAGATATACTATGACGGCAGGATGCAACATCACCACTGAAATGCCTGTCACCCAACAGACGATCGCATTCCCATATGGGAGTtctatagttttatttttacattaaaatattcactttgatacaagtatttttaatttgtgtatgtgtgtgtgtgtgaacgtctACAACAGAATAAGGTGCCATAGAATGGGCATCAAAAGCTGCAATGCTCTTCTTTAAATGGTAAACGGATAGGATTTAAAATAAACCTTTACCCACACCGTGGGTCTCTGAGAACAAAGGTGCAAGTTTCTTTCCACTCGCTTTTAAAGGCGTTTAGATCACAGTTTTATATATGCTATCCTCACACTGTAATTTTCTTCAATAAAACACCGCTCGAATTCTCCTACCTCTCCTCTCCGTGTCCCATCCCGTGGAAATCCTCAAGGCAATAAAGTCGCGGTAACTTTACACCGCGGGAAAACAAGTATGTGTTGTCTCCCTTCAAGGGGCCATTCCTTTATTTCATCTGTAAAGCTTTGGTATAGCCTTCTCAgggcaaaaaaaattttttttaatcgaattAAGCTTAATATTATTGCTTAATCTTAattatgtttgaaaattttaaacagtaagttttaaatttataaatttaatcaGACTGATAGCTCCCTCGATGACTTCGGTTCCATGACGACGCAAGACGCTTTTCCTGACTAGCGTGGTAGGCATGAACGCGTTTGCATGGGTTCTTCTATAGGTTTTATAAAACTTTACAGTGAAAGCTAAACTGTAAATCTAAATCCATCCATAAAATTGAGCTTTTTAATTTTCGTCTCTGTAATTACCAGAGTAAGAATTAAAAGGCGATCACTATATATACAGTTCTTGTTCAGACACATATATACGACTCGTTGCAGTATTTGCAACATTTCAACTAAAGTGACCGTAGTCTGTTCCCAAAGATCAGTTAACACAACTTTCAACGTTACACAAGGTCGTGCCGACTGTACGTTTATGTGAAAAGGGTACCTGAATCAAAAATGAATTTGAAGGAACAGGAGACGtcactgaaagaaaaactgtcacaGCACTACAAGAATCGCAACTTTACCCCACAGCCAAAGGCCATTGTAAGAGCAGGACTTTTCTGGCCAGGATTCATGATATGTTCCCTTTTCTTTGAGGCTGTAGCTGTCCTTCTTCCCGGGGTGTACAAGTTGCATGGAACAGGAAATCTAGAGGGCCATGGATGGTTTGGGGAAACCTACTGGCTGATGCTTGGAGTGGTATTGACAACGTTTGTGGAGTCACTGATTAACTGGTGGAGAGTGTACATGGATGTGGCCAATTACGTTcgaaaggagacaaaaatggcTCACTTTCCACAGTGTCTTGAAACACCTCCAGGTATATCTTTAAAAGCAATACAAGAATTAATTATAGTGAGATCTGATTTTTAACTctgaaaaattcttaaaagatacatttttcttctaataTGCATTGATATTTTTGGTAATTGTATGTAGCTTTGCTAAACAGCTATGTTAAAAATTTTGTCTCTATGAAATGTATAGTAATAGTCTTGAAgcacagaaaattgtaagagaatttgtttttgtcCCAACTTACtatagcttttttctttctttttggaagGTTGGAGGCACTGCCCTACCTGCCAAGTGGATGCACCTCCACGCTCATTTCATTGTAATATGTGTGGTCGGTGTATCCTCAAACGTGACCACCATTGCTTCTTCACAGGTTCTTGTATTGGCTATTACAACCAGAggcattttgtcattttctgcatttatgtGATATGGGGCAGCTTACTTGCTCTCTACTTGCAACTATCTTACCTCAGCAAAtacatgtttcctttttttgaaaatgtgtatGCTTACATCCTCCCATTTACAGTCATGAAGCTCTTTTCTGGTAATTTAACTATCCAatcatttttgttgcttttacaTACTTATGCTACTGGATTTTGTCTTTTCCTGGGACTTTGGTTCCTACTGTGGCAATTAATCATCATCTTACGTGGCCAGACATCCTATGAGGCATGGAAGAACATTCGAGTTTATCATGGCGGCTTGTACAACAATTTTACATCTGTGTTTGGCTCACCACTACAGGCctggcttttattttttgtaccaCTCATGTTGCCTTTGCAAGGAGATGCTTGTGCATGGAAGATTAGGCCTAAGTCTGAAAAAGGTCATTGAAATAAATAGGGTTTAGTAATATGTGAGAAGTTTTTCTCAAGTACAGGACAGACATTATGGAGTAGACAAGTAAATTATAGCCAGGGACAAAACATACTGTCTTATGTAATGAATAGTTTAAAATAGTTAACAAAAGCTTGATGAATGCAACACAAAGCAACTACCAATTATCAGACTCAAAATGATCTATATATGGAATAAATGTTCTACATATAGAAAGAATAATAGACAGATCTTTCTTTTCCCATTAGTGCGGAAAAGTCCATTactatcatattttatttaagtataCGACATGGGTGAGCATAAATGTACACTAGTAGAATAAGCTCCTAAATTTTTCAGATGTTAACCACTTTAGTTCGAAAGGCCTTTGTCAGACTTTCAGCAAAGCAGAAGAATGCACAGATGAGGTAtatgcaataatttttgttgaagCCAGTTAACAGAAACTACATGTAACATGCTGTCTTGTGATGTTTtgtgtcatcctgcatcttgctcTGTCTGTTTTTCTGGTCTGTTGTCGTGTTCACTTCATCAGTGCCAGGATTGTGCTGTTTTCAAGTATGTTGCCCTAAAACATTTCACTTAGCTGAatttgtagtcacaagaaaggCTGGTGCTGATGGGAAGATACGTCACTGTTCGCCAAATGTCTCTACTGACTTTATCTCACCTGTCTTAACTGTCAGCGACCTCATGCCTTTCACCAGCTACATGCTGCCATGGGTCCCTTGGTACTGTGGCTATAACCATGGCAACGAAAACAactcttttgttctttaaacAACAGCCCCAGAGGATATCCCATGAGACCCTTTATTAACCATTTAGCTCAGACTGTTGCTGCAGGAATCACCGCTGGTTTTGTGCAAGCACTGCAGCAACCTGTAAACTCCTGTCATTTTACAGCCTTTTCTTAAATGGATtgtaaagcgccttgagtcTGCCAAATGCTGGAGAAACATGCTATATAAAtgtcttcattattattattaatagttttAGTTAATGTTATCTATATGCTCTCAACAGTTTAATTTGTAAAACCAAAAGAGCATCTCTGCTTTCATGtgattttacttatttttctgttaaaatattgtgaataaGAAGTACTGTATAGATTAAATGCAACAGGTTCTGTAAAAAGCGAGCTCAGTGTAAGAGGTATGGTGTACCATGAGATCAGTGCAAGAAGTACACAAAGTTAGAAAAAATATCATGTGACAAAACATAAGGCATTGAATCTACCGCTCATGCTGAATCACCTatggccattttttttaatgtatcagAATTATATTAACGTTTTGTACAAGTAGTatctacaaaaatattacttttacaacTTAACACAGAGACTGTCTTAAAATGTCTTAGCATCTTTAAGCCATAAGAACTTCAGagataaatatttctgaaaaaagttcATTTACTTTTGTTCAAGATTTAAATGCCTATGCAATGCTTTCCTGACTTTTGATGAGGTTGTGCTGTTTGAAAG from Pomacea canaliculata isolate SZHN2017 linkage group LG8, ASM307304v1, whole genome shotgun sequence encodes the following:
- the LOC112569850 gene encoding LOW QUALITY PROTEIN: isoaspartyl peptidase/L-asparaginase-like (The sequence of the model RefSeq protein was modified relative to this genomic sequence to represent the inferred CDS: inserted 2 bases in 1 codon); protein product: MNSTQHPVIAVHGGAWAIPDTVAEASVTGVKLAVKEGFRILQQGGTAVDAVVAAVSLMEDNPVFDAGIGSVLNSAGEVEMDAVVMDGQTLKAGXVACVQNIQHPVQLALRVMEKTEHVLLVGKGANQFAAEQGIPTVATDVLVTKTARKEWERYMQYHDTIMDLFSNRDINSGCDTVGAVALDSAGNTAFATSTGGITAKRPGRVGDSPIIGAGGYADSQVGAVSSTGHGEAIIRTCLAHHIISLMNAGMHAEEASQMALDHMTKRVQGSGGVVVIREGGEVAAKFTTERMAWAWIKDGFLHYGLDPDQHMEEKL
- the LOC112569851 gene encoding probable protein S-acyltransferase 13 → MNLKEQETSLKEKLSQHYKNRNFTPQPKAIVRAGLFWPGFMICSLFFEAVAVLLPGVYKLHGTGNLEGHGWFGETYWLMLGVVLTTFVESLINWWRVYMDVANYVRKETKMAHFPQCLETPPGWRHCPTCQVDAPPRSFHCNMCGRCILKRDHHCFFTGSCIGYYNQRHFVIFCIYVIWGSLLALYLQLSYLSKYMFPFFENVYAYILPFTVMKLFSGNLTIQSFLLLLHTYATGFCLFLGLWFLLWQLIIILRGQTSYEAWKNIRVYHGGLYNNFTSVFGSPLQAWLLFFVPLMLPLQGDACAWKIRPKSEKGH